One genomic region from Pseudomonas hormoni encodes:
- the ribA gene encoding GTP cyclohydrolase II — translation MPVVFVAASKLPTPFAQFTMHGFLDEENGREHVVLSLGEFDDGAPVLGRLHSECLTGDALFSQRCDCGSQLEAALQAIAREGRGVLLYLRQEGRGIGLLNKIRAYELQDGGADTVEANERLGFAADQRDYAMCLPMLEHLGVKSLRLMTNNPRKVKALTDMGIVVAERVPLHTGHNPHNKLYLATKASKLDHMMGNEHQGEVDRA, via the coding sequence GTGCCTGTCGTTTTTGTCGCCGCTTCCAAGCTGCCAACGCCTTTTGCGCAATTCACCATGCACGGCTTTCTCGATGAAGAAAACGGGCGCGAACACGTCGTGCTGAGCCTGGGTGAGTTCGACGACGGTGCTCCGGTACTCGGCCGCTTGCACTCCGAATGCCTGACCGGCGATGCCTTGTTCAGCCAGCGCTGTGACTGCGGCTCGCAACTCGAAGCCGCGTTGCAGGCCATCGCCCGTGAAGGCCGTGGCGTGTTGCTGTACCTGCGTCAGGAAGGCCGCGGCATTGGTCTGCTGAACAAGATCCGCGCCTATGAATTGCAGGACGGCGGCGCCGACACCGTTGAAGCCAACGAGCGCCTGGGCTTTGCCGCCGACCAGCGAGACTACGCCATGTGCCTGCCGATGCTTGAGCACTTGGGCGTGAAATCCCTGCGTCTGATGACCAACAACCCACGCAAGGTCAAAGCGTTGACCGACATGGGCATCGTGGTCGCCGAACGCGTGCCGTTGCACACCGGCCACAACCCGCACAACAAACTCTACCTGGCCACCAAGGCCAGCAAGCTTGACCACATGATGGGCAACGAGCACCAGGGCGAGGTAGACCGGGCGTGA
- the nusB gene encoding transcription antitermination factor NusB, translating to MISDDSDRFNPRDPKPADAGKPSKSVKRREARQLATQALYQWHMAKQSLNEIEAQFRVDNDFSDVDGAYFREILHGVPAQKDKIDAALKPCLDLTIEELDPVELAVLRLSTWELLERVDVPYRVVINEGIELAKVFGSTDGHKFVNGVLDKLAPRLREAEVKAFKR from the coding sequence GTGATTAGCGACGATAGCGATCGTTTCAACCCGCGCGATCCAAAGCCTGCGGATGCCGGCAAGCCATCGAAAAGCGTCAAGCGTCGCGAAGCCCGTCAGCTCGCGACTCAGGCGCTGTACCAATGGCACATGGCCAAGCAGTCGCTGAACGAGATCGAAGCGCAGTTCCGGGTCGATAACGATTTCAGCGATGTCGACGGCGCCTACTTCCGCGAAATCCTCCACGGAGTTCCCGCGCAGAAGGACAAGATCGACGCCGCGCTCAAGCCTTGCCTCGACCTGACCATCGAAGAGCTGGACCCGGTTGAACTGGCGGTATTGCGTCTGTCCACCTGGGAACTGCTCGAGCGCGTCGACGTGCCGTACCGCGTTGTGATCAACGAAGGTATCGAGCTGGCGAAAGTCTTCGGTTCCACCGACGGTCACAAATTCGTCAACGGTGTACTCGACAAGCTGGCCCCGCGTCTGCGTGAAGCTGAAGTGAAGGCGTTCAAGCGCTGA
- a CDS encoding TonB-dependent receptor domain-containing protein, which translates to MKLSPLALTLTLLPSGPLLADTFERDQALKLPDVLISANRQVEARNDSSAANTVFTREDIDRLQPGSVTDLLLRVPGVQVGQTGGRGSLPGIYIRGTKSAQSLVLVDGQRIGNSTSGDSNLQHLNIEQVERVEVLRGSRSVIYGSDAIGGVIQIFTRRGTEQGLQPRLHAGFGSNQTWERSLGVSGGNEQTRFNLGASLDETAGINRTHESYPSDGDHDEYRNKSLSLSLSHALTDDIEIGANLLDNRGKSAFDNPFGRFDSTTFKSVQQQPYNEFTVSSLSSYVDARINDLWKTRVEFGHSENREKSFDKLSDERGVFNTYRDSLNWQNDLTLDARNSLILGGDWYEDRINSSTAFDEDSRWNRAAFIQHRYQADSFSTELGLRRDQNQQFGSQNSWSGTFTLPLNPDNDVLLTYSEGFRAPTFNDLYYPKYSNPDLKPETSKSYELQWRSQLTDISRLEASLYRTDLKDAIIFGSNNRPQNVASARINGFEAALKQELFGWQSALGVAIIDPRDRDSGHTLARRARRTLSLDLDRQFDRLGLGASWQAVSSSYDDENNQQPLGGYALLGLRSSWALNREIKLELKVDNLLDKGYSRALYSHDGSQFGYREEGRAWMFGVTWTPEL; encoded by the coding sequence ATGAAACTCTCCCCCCTCGCCCTGACGCTGACGCTTCTGCCGTCCGGCCCACTCCTGGCTGACACTTTCGAACGCGACCAGGCCCTGAAGCTGCCCGACGTGCTGATCAGCGCCAACCGCCAGGTCGAGGCCCGCAACGACAGCAGCGCCGCCAACACCGTGTTCACCCGCGAAGACATCGACCGTCTGCAACCCGGCAGCGTCACTGACCTGCTGCTTCGTGTGCCGGGCGTGCAAGTCGGGCAAACCGGCGGGCGCGGCAGCCTGCCGGGGATTTACATTCGGGGGACGAAGTCGGCGCAGAGTCTGGTGCTGGTGGATGGTCAACGCATCGGCAACTCGACTTCCGGCGACAGCAACCTGCAACACCTCAACATCGAACAGGTCGAGCGCGTGGAAGTGCTGCGCGGCTCCCGTTCGGTAATTTACGGCAGCGATGCGATTGGCGGGGTGATCCAGATTTTCACCCGTCGTGGCACCGAACAAGGCCTGCAACCGCGTCTGCATGCGGGTTTCGGCAGCAACCAGACCTGGGAGCGCAGCCTCGGCGTGTCCGGGGGCAATGAGCAAACCCGCTTCAACCTGGGTGCCAGCCTTGATGAAACCGCCGGGATCAATCGCACCCACGAGTCGTACCCGAGCGATGGCGATCACGATGAGTATCGCAACAAGTCGTTGAGTCTGAGCCTGAGTCACGCCCTCACCGATGACATCGAAATCGGCGCCAACCTGCTGGATAACCGTGGCAAGAGTGCATTCGACAACCCGTTCGGCCGCTTCGACAGCACCACCTTCAAATCGGTCCAGCAGCAGCCTTACAACGAGTTCACGGTGAGCAGCCTCAGCAGTTACGTCGATGCGCGCATCAACGACCTGTGGAAAACCCGCGTCGAATTCGGCCACAGCGAAAACCGCGAGAAGTCCTTCGACAAGCTCAGCGACGAACGCGGCGTGTTCAACACTTACCGCGACTCGCTGAACTGGCAGAACGACCTGACGCTCGACGCGCGCAACAGCCTGATCCTTGGCGGTGACTGGTACGAAGACCGCATCAACAGCAGCACAGCGTTCGACGAGGACAGCCGCTGGAACCGCGCGGCGTTTATCCAGCATCGCTATCAGGCAGACAGTTTTTCCACGGAACTGGGCCTGCGCCGCGACCAGAACCAGCAGTTCGGTAGTCAGAACAGCTGGAGCGGCACGTTCACCCTGCCGTTGAACCCGGACAACGATGTGCTGCTGACCTACAGCGAAGGCTTTCGCGCACCGACGTTCAATGACTTGTATTACCCGAAATACAGCAATCCGGACCTGAAGCCTGAAACCTCGAAAAGCTATGAGCTGCAATGGCGCAGTCAGCTGACCGATATCAGCCGCCTCGAAGCCTCGCTGTATCGCACCGACCTCAAGGACGCGATTATCTTCGGCAGCAACAACCGCCCACAGAACGTCGCCTCGGCGCGGATCAACGGGTTTGAAGCGGCGTTGAAGCAGGAGCTGTTCGGCTGGCAGAGCGCTCTTGGCGTGGCGATCATCGACCCGCGGGATCGCGACAGTGGCCACACCCTGGCGCGTCGAGCTCGGCGGACGCTAAGCCTGGATCTGGATCGGCAGTTCGATCGACTGGGTCTCGGCGCCAGTTGGCAAGCGGTGAGCAGCAGTTATGACGATGAGAACAATCAGCAGCCGTTAGGCGGTTATGCGTTGCTGGGATTGCGCAGCAGTTGGGCGCTGAATCGTGAGATCAAGCTTGAGCTGAAGGTCGACAACCTGCTGGACAAGGGTTACAGCCGGGCGCTGTACAGTCATGACGGCAGCCAGTTCGGGTATCGCGAGGAAGGTCGGGCGTGGATGTTTGGGGTGACCTGGACGCCGGAGCTCTAA
- the ribH gene encoding 6,7-dimethyl-8-ribityllumazine synthase, with the protein MTLKTIEGTFIAPKGRYALVVGRFNSFVVESLVSGAVDALVRHGVSESDITIIRAPGAFEIPLVAQKVAQKGEFAAIIALGAVIRGGTPHFEYVAGECTKGLAQVSMEFGVPVAFGVLTVDSIEQAIERSGTKAGNKGAEAALSALEMVSLLAQLEAK; encoded by the coding sequence ATGACCCTGAAGACCATCGAAGGTACCTTCATCGCCCCTAAAGGCCGCTACGCTTTGGTAGTAGGCCGTTTCAACAGCTTCGTCGTTGAAAGCCTGGTCAGCGGTGCAGTTGATGCCCTGGTTCGCCATGGCGTGAGCGAAAGCGACATCACCATCATCCGTGCGCCTGGCGCCTTCGAAATCCCGCTGGTTGCGCAGAAAGTCGCTCAGAAGGGCGAGTTCGCAGCCATCATCGCTCTGGGCGCGGTCATTCGTGGCGGTACTCCGCACTTCGAATACGTGGCGGGCGAATGCACCAAGGGCCTGGCCCAGGTGTCCATGGAATTCGGCGTACCGGTCGCTTTCGGCGTGCTGACCGTTGATTCCATCGAGCAAGCCATCGAACGTTCCGGCACCAAGGCCGGTAACAAAGGTGCTGAAGCTGCCCTGTCCGCTCTGGAAATGGTCAGCCTGCTGGCGCAGTTGGAGGCCAAGTGA
- the thiL gene encoding thiamine-phosphate kinase — protein MGEFELIRNFFAAAPCAQGGEGVALGIGDDCALLAVPAGEQLAISTDTLVAGVHFADPCDPFLLGQRSLAVAVSDLAAMGATPIAFTLALTLPSATADWLQAYSRGLSLMAQSCGVALVGGDTTRGPLSLTMTVFGRVPSGLALTRSGAQPGDLLCVGGELGNAAGALPLVLGQQTAEAAIADPLLAHYWSPQPQLALGQALRGKATSALDISDGLLADCGHIALASKVGIQVERDRLPLSKALVAFLGQSGAEHAALSGGDDYVLAFTLPSVELPQLVADGWPIHVIGRVVTGQGVVLLDAAGQDITPQTRGYQHFRETP, from the coding sequence ATGGGTGAGTTTGAGCTGATCCGCAATTTCTTCGCCGCCGCGCCCTGTGCGCAGGGCGGCGAAGGCGTTGCCCTCGGGATCGGCGATGACTGCGCCTTGCTCGCTGTTCCCGCAGGGGAGCAGTTGGCGATTTCCACCGACACGCTCGTGGCCGGTGTACATTTCGCAGACCCTTGCGACCCGTTTCTGCTCGGTCAGCGCTCGCTGGCCGTGGCCGTCAGTGACCTGGCTGCCATGGGCGCCACCCCCATTGCCTTTACCCTTGCCCTGACCTTGCCTTCGGCGACCGCCGATTGGCTGCAAGCGTATTCCCGTGGTTTGAGCCTCATGGCGCAGAGCTGCGGCGTGGCGCTGGTGGGCGGCGATACCACCCGTGGGCCGTTGAGCCTGACCATGACAGTGTTCGGGCGTGTGCCGAGTGGTTTGGCGCTGACCCGCAGCGGTGCGCAGCCAGGCGACCTGCTGTGTGTCGGCGGTGAGCTGGGCAACGCCGCCGGTGCCTTGCCGCTGGTACTCGGTCAGCAAACCGCCGAAGCCGCCATTGCCGATCCGTTGCTGGCGCATTACTGGTCGCCGCAACCGCAACTCGCGTTGGGTCAGGCTTTGCGCGGCAAGGCGACTTCGGCGCTGGACATCTCCGATGGCCTGCTGGCCGACTGCGGGCACATCGCGTTGGCGTCGAAGGTGGGCATTCAGGTTGAACGGGACCGATTGCCGCTGTCGAAGGCTTTAGTGGCCTTCCTCGGTCAATCGGGCGCCGAACACGCCGCCCTGAGCGGCGGAGACGATTACGTGCTGGCCTTTACCTTACCGTCCGTCGAGTTGCCGCAACTGGTGGCCGATGGCTGGCCGATCCATGTGATCGGGCGCGTGGTGACGGGGCAGGGCGTCGTGCTGCTGGATGCTGCCGGACAAGACATCACCCCGCAGACACGGGGCTATCAACATTTTCGGGAGACACCGTGA
- a CDS encoding phosphatidylglycerophosphatase A family protein encodes MTDHPKQVPAEFVPPSVWRNPWHFLAFGFGSGTLPKAPGTWGSLVALPFIPLWQMLPDWGYWLMLGITMLFGFWLCGKVADDLRVHDHEGIVWDEMVGMWITLWLVPEGWYWLLAGFVVFRFFDILKPWPIHWIDRHVHGGVGIMLDDVLAGVFAWLAMQGLVWIFA; translated from the coding sequence GTGACAGATCATCCCAAACAGGTTCCGGCGGAATTCGTACCGCCGTCGGTCTGGCGCAATCCATGGCATTTCCTGGCGTTCGGCTTCGGTTCGGGCACCTTGCCAAAGGCACCGGGCACCTGGGGTTCGTTAGTTGCGCTACCCTTTATTCCGTTGTGGCAGATGCTGCCCGACTGGGGTTACTGGCTGATGCTGGGCATCACCATGCTGTTCGGCTTCTGGCTGTGCGGCAAAGTGGCCGACGATTTGCGGGTGCACGACCACGAAGGCATCGTCTGGGACGAAATGGTCGGGATGTGGATCACCCTGTGGCTGGTGCCGGAAGGCTGGTACTGGCTGCTCGCGGGTTTTGTGGTGTTCCGATTCTTCGACATTCTCAAACCGTGGCCGATTCACTGGATTGACCGGCATGTGCACGGTGGTGTCGGGATCATGCTTGACGACGTATTGGCCGGGGTGTTCGCGTGGTTGGCGATGCAGGGGCTGGTATGGATTTTCGCCTGA
- a CDS encoding MFS transporter, with the protein MTRGQVRRRLSVNWWQYLALALLPLFVINGVFGQGEALLPVLAMPLFIAGVASMFVSLKFFGGYKHALIATQKSLDTPEEPAAWIVLAAKRRTAFLAAALPAWIGALAVFVGLEAVPLVLLALSTTVLFYLYRIPRQLG; encoded by the coding sequence GTGACCCGCGGTCAGGTGCGGCGGCGACTGTCCGTCAACTGGTGGCAATACCTGGCGCTGGCCTTGTTGCCGCTGTTCGTGATCAACGGCGTATTCGGCCAGGGCGAGGCACTTCTGCCGGTGTTGGCAATGCCGTTGTTCATCGCCGGTGTGGCCTCGATGTTTGTCAGCCTGAAGTTTTTCGGTGGCTACAAACACGCGCTGATCGCCACCCAGAAATCCCTCGATACCCCTGAAGAGCCTGCCGCGTGGATTGTCCTGGCTGCCAAGCGCCGTACTGCGTTTCTGGCCGCCGCTTTACCGGCCTGGATCGGTGCGTTGGCTGTCTTCGTGGGGCTTGAAGCGGTGCCGTTGGTGCTGTTGGCGCTGTCGACGACGGTGCTGTTCTACCTCTACCGTATTCCGCGTCAACTCGGCTGA
- a CDS encoding cobalamin-binding protein, whose product MCRIGLAVLLLAVSGLASAVERVVSLAPSLSEIVVELGSTDLLVGVLDAGDRPAELKDLPSVGRYGQLDMERLLSLKPDLLLLWPASVGPAQREQLKRLNIPTYVADSHNLEQLTAQIETIALQLGRPERGIALASDLRQRLDALRQRYRRDEPLRVFYQVWDRPLYTVGGGQIISDALQVCGARNVFADLTLPAPQVSVEAVLQRNPEVILASDQAQLEAWKAWPQVAAVAQGQLRLVTDKGLERPSGQMIEATAKLCQVIAPDR is encoded by the coding sequence ATGTGTCGCATCGGGCTGGCGGTTTTGCTGCTGGCCGTCAGCGGCCTGGCCTCTGCTGTCGAGCGCGTCGTCAGCCTCGCGCCATCTCTGTCTGAAATCGTTGTTGAACTGGGTTCGACTGATCTTCTGGTCGGTGTGCTCGATGCCGGTGATCGTCCTGCTGAACTCAAAGACCTTCCTTCCGTTGGCCGCTACGGCCAGTTGGACATGGAACGGCTGCTCAGCCTGAAACCCGATTTGCTGCTGCTCTGGCCCGCAAGCGTCGGCCCGGCGCAGCGTGAACAACTCAAGCGCTTGAACATCCCCACGTACGTAGCCGACTCCCACAATCTTGAGCAACTGACCGCGCAAATCGAGACGATCGCCCTGCAACTCGGTCGTCCCGAGCGTGGCATTGCATTGGCCAGCGATCTGCGTCAGCGCCTCGATGCACTGCGCCAGCGCTATCGACGGGACGAACCGTTGCGGGTGTTTTATCAGGTCTGGGATCGGCCCCTGTACACCGTCGGCGGGGGGCAGATCATCAGTGATGCGCTGCAAGTGTGCGGTGCGCGCAATGTGTTTGCCGACCTGACGCTGCCGGCGCCGCAGGTCAGTGTGGAGGCGGTGTTGCAGCGTAACCCCGAGGTGATTCTGGCCAGCGATCAGGCGCAACTGGAGGCGTGGAAGGCCTGGCCGCAGGTGGCGGCGGTGGCGCAGGGGCAATTACGGTTGGTGACCGACAAGGGCCTGGAGCGGCCGAGTGGGCAGATGATCGAGGCGACGGCCAAGCTTTGCCAAGTCATCGCGCCTGACCGCTGA
- a CDS encoding substrate-binding periplasmic protein, translating into MARRWLAVMGFALFASLAQAGEAVTTPSVIHLASEDWEDYTAADGHGLGWDVLREVFEPAGVKLDIRTEPYIRAIGLAQRGEVDACVGGYRDEVSDLLYPRWNYDTDHIYALGLASNPAPTPETLGNYRLAWVRGYDFQNYLPNVNRYNEVVRRTGILSMLTHNRADYYIDALTEIDYVVRRAKDPSQFRRTHIAELPLYLCFADTPKARKLMALFDQRMEVLVKNGRLKPIFERWKQPYPLYTN; encoded by the coding sequence ATGGCTCGACGCTGGTTGGCTGTGATGGGTTTCGCCCTGTTTGCTTCGCTTGCCCAGGCGGGGGAGGCCGTGACAACGCCATCGGTGATTCATCTGGCCAGCGAAGACTGGGAAGACTACACCGCCGCCGATGGCCATGGCCTGGGTTGGGACGTGCTGCGTGAAGTCTTCGAGCCGGCCGGGGTCAAACTGGACATCCGCACCGAACCTTACATTCGCGCCATCGGCCTGGCCCAGCGTGGCGAAGTGGACGCCTGTGTCGGCGGCTATCGCGATGAAGTCAGCGACCTGCTGTATCCGCGCTGGAATTACGACACCGATCACATCTATGCCCTGGGGCTGGCCAGTAATCCGGCACCGACTCCGGAGACCCTGGGCAATTATCGACTGGCCTGGGTCCGCGGCTACGATTTCCAGAATTACCTGCCCAACGTTAACCGCTATAACGAAGTTGTTCGGCGCACCGGCATTCTGTCGATGCTGACCCACAACCGCGCCGACTACTACATTGATGCGCTGACCGAAATTGATTACGTGGTCCGCCGGGCCAAGGATCCGTCCCAGTTCCGGCGCACGCATATAGCGGAATTGCCGCTGTACCTGTGCTTTGCCGATACGCCCAAGGCGCGGAAGTTGATGGCGTTGTTCGACCAACGAATGGAGGTGTTGGTCAAAAACGGCCGGCTGAAACCGATCTTCGAACGCTGGAAACAGCCTTATCCGCTCTACACGAACTGA